A portion of the Thermodesulfobacteriota bacterium genome contains these proteins:
- a CDS encoding Rpn family recombination-promoting nuclease/putative transposase, with the protein MSEVANPHDRFVKEVLGQPATARDFLVNYLPPAVVDCLDLSTLDVVKDTFVDPKLAEHLSDLLYQVSLQDNRLGYLYFLFEHRSIPSAAHPWISCATGCRSGAGTWPSITAHPAANHPAHLLPRPEHMGASSGLCWAF; encoded by the coding sequence ATGAGCGAGGTGGCCAATCCCCACGATCGGTTCGTGAAGGAGGTCCTGGGCCAGCCGGCCACGGCCCGGGACTTCCTGGTCAACTACCTGCCGCCAGCGGTGGTCGACTGCCTGGACCTGTCCACCCTGGACGTGGTGAAGGACACCTTCGTCGATCCCAAGCTGGCGGAGCATCTCTCCGACCTTCTGTACCAGGTGAGCCTGCAGGACAACCGGCTGGGCTACCTCTACTTCCTGTTCGAGCACCGCAGCATCCCCTCGGCTGCCCACCCCTGGATCTCGTGCGCTACGGGGTGCAGATCTGGCGCCGGCACCTGGCCATCCATCACCGCCCACCCTGCCGCCAATCATCCCGCTCATCTTCTACCACGGCCGGAACACATGGGTGCATCCTCTGGACTTTGCTGGGCTTTTTGA
- a CDS encoding tetratricopeptide repeat protein, with amino-acid sequence MLTVWAAVAVSLPGQHDLDRLAKAAVAAGGTAVLALLLARFRQSLPVLGRSPALRLLLAFSLLTLLLPLFVVRDGLGHGLSWLTFAVGPLFGAGVALLGRRAGQVLRRAAFAAVPCAVFAIGQQLMGHGPAEIRATTSMANPNQTAAITLFGAVVLAALASQGGAPGRWLAAGATLAFLGTVATASKAGIVAVISGVALLPMAHLLAQLAFRRWLAFFLALALLPPFLAVIAGAGNPIVQKAGLEGRFLLWAGALEQPVASWWSGSGFGLWQPSLVETAAARIRETGAEPLLQLPQYLYNDVLQLACEAGLVPAGLLVAVLALLATAGLRSREPPARAAALALPALFLFGLAQSPMANPAASLLLWTCLGTIAGVRGEELAGATRGTVSRLGLIALLLGACLLGLQAVRLASGMAMILQSRGGLPRPEGSSSADRALLAARLLPEYASAWLSAADLLEMARRFAEAKGCLQRALSLERSFPALFRQGYLVERLEGDAAARAFWQSLAETYPWLLTPHYRLALLDRRRGYPGEALEHCRQALALPALSPEQTRVRETCQRLADQLGAQLKAVAGRQPPPPDSP; translated from the coding sequence GTGCTCACCGTCTGGGCTGCGGTCGCGGTCAGCCTGCCTGGCCAGCACGACCTGGATCGGTTGGCCAAGGCGGCAGTGGCGGCCGGCGGCACCGCCGTGTTGGCCCTCCTTTTGGCTCGCTTCCGGCAGAGCCTCCCGGTGTTGGGCCGGAGCCCCGCCCTTCGCCTCCTCCTCGCCTTCAGTCTCCTGACCCTTCTCCTGCCCCTGTTCGTTGTCCGGGACGGTCTCGGTCACGGGCTGTCGTGGCTGACCTTTGCTGTGGGCCCCCTGTTCGGGGCCGGAGTCGCACTCCTGGGCCGCCGGGCCGGGCAGGTGCTGCGGCGGGCCGCCTTTGCCGCTGTACCCTGCGCGGTGTTCGCCATCGGGCAACAGCTCATGGGCCATGGTCCCGCCGAAATCCGGGCCACCACCTCCATGGCCAATCCCAACCAGACGGCGGCCATCACCCTGTTCGGGGCGGTGGTCCTGGCGGCGCTGGCAAGCCAGGGCGGGGCACCCGGCCGGTGGCTCGCCGCAGGCGCGACCCTGGCCTTCCTGGGTACAGTGGCGACCGCTTCCAAGGCAGGCATCGTTGCTGTCATCAGTGGGGTGGCTCTCCTGCCGATGGCCCACCTGCTGGCGCAGCTCGCCTTCCGGCGATGGCTGGCATTCTTTTTGGCTCTGGCCCTGCTCCCGCCATTCTTGGCCGTCATTGCCGGCGCCGGAAATCCCATTGTCCAGAAAGCGGGGCTTGAGGGCCGCTTCCTGCTCTGGGCCGGCGCCTTGGAGCAGCCGGTGGCGAGCTGGTGGTCCGGATCCGGCTTCGGGCTCTGGCAGCCGTCCCTGGTGGAGACCGCCGCGGCTCGTATCCGCGAAACCGGCGCCGAGCCACTCCTGCAGCTGCCCCAGTATCTCTATAACGATGTGCTCCAGTTGGCCTGCGAAGCTGGCCTCGTGCCCGCGGGCCTCCTGGTGGCGGTTCTCGCGCTCCTGGCGACAGCCGGCCTGCGCAGCCGGGAACCGCCGGCTCGGGCCGCGGCCCTGGCCTTGCCAGCGCTCTTCCTCTTTGGGCTCGCCCAGTCCCCCATGGCCAATCCGGCCGCGTCGCTTCTTCTCTGGACCTGTCTTGGCACCATTGCCGGGGTGAGAGGGGAGGAGCTGGCCGGAGCGACACGGGGCACGGTATCCCGCCTGGGGCTGATCGCGCTCCTCCTGGGCGCCTGCCTGCTCGGGCTGCAAGCGGTACGGCTGGCCAGCGGGATGGCCATGATCCTGCAAAGCCGGGGGGGGCTCCCCCGGCCTGAGGGGAGCAGCTCCGCGGACCGGGCGTTGCTGGCGGCCCGGCTGCTGCCCGAGTACGCCTCCGCATGGCTCTCGGCAGCCGACCTCCTGGAAATGGCCCGGCGGTTTGCCGAGGCCAAGGGGTGCCTCCAGCGGGCGCTGTCCCTGGAGCGATCCTTCCCCGCTCTGTTCCGGCAAGGGTATCTGGTGGAACGGCTGGAGGGCGATGCCGCAGCCCGCGCCTTCTGGCAGAGTCTGGCCGAGACCTACCCCTGGCTCCTCACCCCCCATTACCGGCTGGCGCTTTTGGACCGGAGGCGGGGGTATCCCGGTGAGGCCCTGGAGCACTGCCGCCAGGCTCTGGCGTTGCCGGCCCTTTCCCCGGAGCAGACGAGGGTGAGGGAGACCTGTCAGCGCCTGGCGGATCAGCTTGGCGCCCAGCTGAAGGCGGTGGCCGGGCGGCAGCCACCGCCCCCGGATTCCCCTTGA
- a CDS encoding ATP-binding protein yields MAFPRFLRSLSHKILAAVFAGILVIMGVEIAVRLSLGIRDRIEQMEVMAVDLAGAAYAGIRYPMSMGDSEAVKRVLADIRWRLTDTEVFICDPDQVIVWSTHPDWVQERIAAVIASPAILAGLGEALQSGSVLARSSYEERRADGRYLVTIEPIANEPECVHCHGASRAIVGGMVIRANMERPLAAITRATHSSIAIISLGIGATMLLIYALVQRFITLPVARLSRAVARVAAGDLEAAIEPVSGDEIGELGRSFNRMTRDLRQARQEISVWTRNLEELVEERTSQLRRAMDGAIQAEKMASLGRLAAIVAHEINNPLAGIRTYAKLLLKQEGAADGGGDPRRLQYLATIESESGRCGEIVRNLLQFSRPDQPQLDRHDLNPVIQECVQLVRHKIELQGIEAQLHLAPEPLVVSCDRQKIKQALVALLLNACDAVPPGSGQLDLGSLPEPERRGATVFVRDNGTGMSEETRAHIFEPFFTTKVPAPSGPGAGANVGLGLTVVYEIVKAHRGEILVDSREGQGTTVTIFLPEEPRR; encoded by the coding sequence ATGGCCTTCCCACGCTTCTTGCGATCCCTGAGCCACAAGATCCTGGCCGCGGTCTTCGCAGGCATCCTGGTGATCATGGGTGTCGAGATCGCGGTGCGCCTGTCCCTGGGAATCCGCGACCGGATCGAGCAGATGGAGGTGATGGCCGTCGATCTGGCCGGGGCCGCTTACGCGGGAATCCGCTACCCGATGTCCATGGGCGACAGCGAGGCGGTGAAGCGGGTTCTGGCCGATATCCGGTGGCGGCTGACGGACACCGAGGTCTTCATCTGCGATCCCGACCAGGTAATCGTCTGGTCCACCCACCCGGATTGGGTCCAGGAGCGGATCGCGGCGGTCATCGCCAGCCCGGCCATTCTGGCCGGCCTCGGCGAGGCCCTGCAATCCGGCTCGGTCCTGGCCCGCTCCTCCTATGAAGAGCGGCGGGCGGACGGCCGCTACCTGGTGACCATCGAGCCGATCGCCAACGAGCCGGAGTGCGTCCACTGCCACGGCGCTTCCCGGGCCATTGTCGGCGGCATGGTGATCCGGGCCAACATGGAGCGCCCGCTGGCCGCCATCACCCGGGCCACCCACAGCTCGATTGCGATCATCAGCCTGGGCATCGGCGCCACCATGCTCCTCATCTATGCCCTGGTGCAGCGGTTCATCACCCTGCCGGTCGCCCGGCTTTCCCGGGCGGTGGCCCGGGTGGCGGCGGGGGATCTGGAGGCGGCCATCGAGCCGGTCTCCGGTGACGAGATCGGGGAACTGGGCCGGTCGTTCAACCGGATGACACGGGATCTGCGCCAGGCCCGCCAGGAGATCAGCGTCTGGACCAGAAACCTCGAGGAACTGGTGGAGGAGCGGACGAGCCAGCTGCGGCGGGCCATGGACGGCGCCATCCAGGCCGAGAAGATGGCCTCCCTGGGCAGGCTGGCCGCCATCGTTGCCCACGAGATCAACAATCCCCTGGCCGGTATCCGGACCTACGCCAAGCTGCTCCTGAAACAGGAGGGGGCGGCGGACGGCGGCGGCGACCCCCGCCGTCTCCAGTATCTGGCCACCATCGAAAGCGAATCCGGCCGCTGCGGCGAGATCGTCCGCAACCTGCTGCAGTTTTCCCGGCCGGATCAGCCGCAGCTGGACCGCCACGACCTCAACCCGGTCATCCAGGAGTGCGTGCAGCTGGTGCGGCACAAGATCGAGCTGCAGGGCATCGAGGCCCAGCTGCACCTGGCCCCTGAGCCCCTTGTGGTGAGCTGCGATCGCCAGAAGATCAAGCAGGCCCTGGTGGCCTTGCTGCTCAACGCCTGCGATGCGGTGCCGCCAGGCAGCGGGCAGCTGGACCTGGGCAGCCTGCCGGAGCCGGAGCGGCGGGGGGCGACGGTCTTCGTCCGGGACAACGGCACCGGCATGAGCGAAGAGACCCGGGCCCACATCTTCGAGCCGTTCTTCACCACCAAGGTCCCGGCGCCGTCCGGGCCCGGGGCAGGAGCCAATGTCGGCCTCGGCCTCACCGTGGTGTACGAGATCGTCAAGGCGCACCGGGGCGAGATCCTGGTGGATTCCCGGGAGGGCCAGGGCACCACGGTGACCATCTTCCTGCCCGAGGAGCCAAGGCGATGA
- a CDS encoding Rpn family recombination-promoting nuclease/putative transposase yields MHPLDFAGLFDLPAALVPYRPSWRYELIDLARWPDEDLKGEVLLRSFLLVTKHIFAEDLGERLPDILVLLRDLARSKTGLQYVETLLRYVAAGAPQVEEKAFQTAIETALAEGGIAMPTLAGRWEQRGLERGLEQGQRRTLSALRRSIIDVLEARFEAVPAVVLLELDKVEREETLHTLHKRAVVIALAPRAGRWSPWCPGPPGNPPGSRPGAP; encoded by the coding sequence GTGCATCCTCTGGACTTTGCTGGGCTTTTTGATCTGCCCGCGGCCCTGGTGCCGTACCGACCGTCGTGGCGCTACGAGCTCATCGACCTGGCCCGTTGGCCGGATGAGGACCTCAAGGGCGAGGTCCTGCTCCGTTCGTTTCTCCTGGTCACCAAGCACATCTTTGCCGAGGATCTTGGCGAGCGGCTGCCGGACATTCTCGTTCTGCTCCGGGATCTGGCCCGTTCCAAGACCGGACTGCAGTATGTGGAAACGTTACTCCGCTACGTGGCTGCCGGCGCACCGCAGGTGGAGGAGAAGGCCTTTCAGACAGCCATCGAGACGGCCCTTGCCGAAGGAGGGATAGCCATGCCGACACTGGCTGGACGTTGGGAGCAACGGGGATTGGAGCGAGGACTGGAGCAGGGGCAGCGGCGTACCTTGAGCGCCTTGCGCCGGTCCATCATCGATGTCCTGGAGGCCCGCTTCGAGGCGGTTCCGGCTGTGGTGCTCCTCGAGCTGGACAAGGTGGAGCGGGAAGAAACCTTGCACACCCTGCACAAGCGAGCGGTGGTCATCGCCTTGGCTCCTCGGGCAGGAAGATGGTCACCGTGGTGCCCTGGCCCTCCCGGGAATCCACCAGGATCTCGCCCCGGTGCGCCTTGA
- a CDS encoding PAS domain S-box protein, with the protein MTMSRKTGRELATELATMRECQQGLEACQLNLEQEQVRYHTLLAASPDAMVFVNREGQIIEVNAQLERLFGYEPGELDGRPLEMLVPAQYRVRHAQHVAGFFTNPRQRPMGSSFEIYGVKKDGQEFPADVSLSFLEVDGETFATAAVRDITEKKKAAARLERDYHMQRATSAVLKIALEPTPLADQLQRILEHILSVPQLALEKKGAIYIVDRSEQALVLKAHQGFSESALVPCRQVPLGECLCGKAAQSCAMVFSECADDRHEILYGGAFPHGHYCIPILQGPESVGLINVFVREGHRYHEAEDQFLSVIADTLAGVLRHHRAEAEKKELVERLAASEKMAALGRWTSNFAHEIRNPLTAVGGLTRRLAKKVAASSEETTYIERILEEVGRLEVVLSNMLAYARSYRIPEEEHDLGVMLAHLLEQLAGTCRAQGIRVQADLDVVPAIHIDRQLAEKILANLLANAIEAMPQGGVLKVASTLRSIAAGNFVVIRIQDTGEGIAEENLPLVFEPFFTTKPGKKRTGLGLASTKKIIEAHGGAISVQSRAGEGTLVTLTFPVAPADLPVDFSI; encoded by the coding sequence ATGACAATGAGCAGGAAGACCGGTCGCGAGCTGGCCACAGAGCTGGCCACCATGCGGGAGTGCCAGCAGGGGTTGGAGGCGTGCCAGCTCAACCTGGAGCAGGAGCAGGTGCGTTACCATACCCTGCTCGCCGCCTCGCCGGATGCCATGGTCTTTGTCAACCGGGAAGGACAGATCATCGAGGTCAATGCCCAACTGGAGCGGCTGTTCGGCTATGAGCCCGGTGAGCTGGACGGCCGCCCGCTGGAAATGCTGGTCCCGGCTCAGTACCGGGTCAGGCACGCCCAGCACGTGGCGGGCTTCTTCACCAATCCGCGGCAGCGTCCCATGGGCAGCAGCTTCGAGATCTATGGGGTGAAGAAGGACGGCCAGGAGTTTCCCGCGGACGTCAGCCTGAGCTTTCTGGAGGTGGATGGCGAGACCTTTGCTACGGCAGCGGTGCGGGACATCACCGAGAAGAAGAAGGCCGCGGCGCGTCTGGAGCGGGATTACCATATGCAGCGTGCGACCAGCGCGGTCCTCAAGATTGCCCTGGAGCCGACACCCCTTGCTGATCAACTGCAGCGCATCCTCGAGCACATTCTTTCCGTTCCCCAGCTGGCCCTGGAGAAGAAGGGGGCGATCTACATTGTGGACCGGTCCGAGCAGGCCCTGGTGCTGAAGGCGCACCAGGGTTTTTCCGAATCAGCGCTGGTCCCTTGCCGGCAGGTGCCGCTGGGTGAGTGCTTGTGCGGCAAAGCGGCGCAAAGCTGCGCCATGGTCTTTTCCGAATGCGCGGACGACCGGCACGAGATCCTGTACGGCGGGGCTTTTCCCCATGGCCATTACTGCATCCCCATCCTGCAGGGGCCGGAGTCGGTTGGGCTCATCAATGTCTTTGTGCGGGAAGGCCATCGATACCACGAGGCCGAGGACCAGTTCCTGAGCGTCATCGCCGATACCCTGGCCGGCGTGCTCCGGCATCACCGGGCGGAAGCAGAGAAGAAGGAGCTGGTGGAGAGGCTGGCGGCGTCGGAGAAGATGGCGGCTCTGGGGCGGTGGACCTCGAACTTCGCGCACGAGATCCGCAATCCCCTCACGGCGGTGGGCGGCCTGACCAGGCGCCTGGCGAAGAAGGTGGCCGCAAGCTCGGAGGAAACGACCTACATCGAGCGTATCCTGGAAGAGGTCGGCCGCCTGGAGGTCGTCCTGAGCAACATGCTGGCCTATGCCCGCTCCTACCGCATTCCGGAGGAGGAGCACGACCTCGGGGTGATGCTGGCGCATCTTCTGGAGCAGCTGGCGGGCACCTGCCGGGCCCAGGGCATTCGTGTGCAGGCCGACCTGGACGTGGTGCCGGCGATCCACATCGACCGCCAGCTGGCGGAGAAGATCCTGGCCAACCTGCTGGCCAATGCCATCGAGGCCATGCCGCAGGGCGGGGTCCTGAAGGTGGCCTCGACGCTCCGCTCCATCGCGGCCGGGAATTTCGTGGTGATCCGGATCCAGGACACCGGCGAAGGGATTGCCGAGGAGAACCTGCCCCTGGTGTTTGAGCCCTTTTTCACCACCAAGCCGGGCAAGAAGCGGACCGGCCTGGGGCTGGCCAGCACGAAGAAGATCATCGAGGCGCACGGCGGCGCCATCAGTGTGCAGAGCCGGGCAGGGGAGGGCACCCTGGTCACCCTGACCTTCCCGGTTGCGCCAGCAGACCTGCCGGTGGACTTTTCGATCTAG
- a CDS encoding archaemetzincin family Zn-dependent metalloprotease encodes MNGIALLPLTRASQEVAQFLSLALAEVFSVPCRVLPEEIPLAPYYNGERRQYHSTPILQQLMAVAGRGDTSHVLGVLDVDLYIPILTFVYGEARLGGCCALISTCRLHQAFYGLPEDEVLFLRRSEKEAIHELGHTLGLTHCRDYECVMHYSQSVEYIDLKRSTFCADCHRALGLPRRWW; translated from the coding sequence ATGAACGGTATCGCCCTCCTCCCGCTCACCAGGGCCAGTCAGGAGGTGGCCCAGTTCCTGAGCCTCGCCCTGGCCGAGGTCTTCTCTGTCCCCTGCCGCGTGCTCCCTGAGGAGATCCCTCTCGCCCCGTACTACAACGGCGAGCGGCGGCAGTACCACTCCACCCCGATCCTGCAACAGCTCATGGCCGTCGCCGGCCGGGGCGACACCAGCCACGTTCTGGGCGTCCTGGATGTGGATCTCTACATCCCGATCCTGACCTTCGTTTACGGCGAAGCCCGCCTGGGCGGCTGCTGCGCCCTCATCTCCACCTGCCGCCTGCATCAGGCCTTCTATGGTCTGCCCGAGGACGAGGTGCTCTTCCTGCGGCGCAGCGAAAAGGAGGCCATCCACGAGCTGGGCCACACCCTGGGCCTCACCCATTGCCGCGACTACGAGTGCGTCATGCACTACTCCCAATCCGTGGAATACATCGATCTCAAGCGCAGCACCTTCTGCGCGGACTGCCACCGCGCCCTCGGGCTGCCCCGCCGCTGGTGGTAG
- a CDS encoding TIGR04255 family protein, translating to MTIRNGVTINIAEEFEQFPKAPIVEAVIDIRARATNVFEEDPVRTHLESVLPGYAFLDSLHAFQHEVRLEGGRACEPRLQDLGWSGLRFRSADEKHIATFGRDGVAASRLPPYGDWRQFCSEGRHLWEVFQQLAQPAQIHRVGLRFINRIPLPVADAQLAEYIEPAPAPPGSFDLPLAGFMHHDTLVVPGHPYAINVILTIQQEPATALILDIDVFTVQELDVEQANLAHRLEEMRWLKNKVFFGSITAKAKEMFRC from the coding sequence ATGACTATTCGGAATGGCGTGACGATCAACATCGCGGAGGAATTCGAGCAGTTTCCCAAGGCACCCATCGTCGAGGCGGTGATCGATATCCGGGCGCGCGCTACGAATGTCTTTGAAGAAGACCCTGTGCGCACCCATCTTGAGTCGGTCCTGCCCGGCTACGCCTTCCTGGATTCCCTTCATGCCTTTCAACATGAGGTCAGATTGGAGGGAGGAAGAGCCTGTGAGCCGCGGCTTCAGGACCTTGGCTGGAGCGGTTTGCGGTTCCGGTCCGCCGATGAAAAGCACATCGCAACCTTCGGCCGGGACGGCGTAGCCGCCAGCAGGCTCCCCCCTTACGGAGACTGGCGGCAGTTTTGCTCCGAAGGCCGGCATCTGTGGGAGGTCTTCCAGCAACTGGCCCAGCCGGCACAAATCCACCGCGTCGGACTCCGCTTCATCAACCGCATCCCGCTTCCCGTAGCAGATGCCCAGCTGGCGGAGTACATAGAGCCCGCACCGGCGCCACCGGGTAGTTTCGACCTCCCCCTGGCGGGCTTCATGCACCATGACACCTTGGTGGTGCCGGGACACCCTTACGCCATCAACGTTATCCTGACGATTCAGCAAGAGCCGGCAACCGCCCTTATCCTTGATATCGATGTCTTTACTGTGCAAGAGCTCGATGTCGAACAGGCGAATCTGGCGCACCGGCTGGAGGAGATGCGCTGGTTGAAGAACAAGGTGTTTTTCGGCAGTATCACCGCCAAGGCAAAGGAGATGTTCCGATGTTGA
- a CDS encoding bifunctional acetate--CoA ligase family protein/GNAT family N-acetyltransferase has protein sequence MSLRNLDYLFRPECVAVIGASNRPQSIGAVIIRNLLQGGFAGPIMPVNPKYGAVAGVLAYPDVQRLPTPPQLAVICTPPATVPELVEELGKRGTRAAVVVTAGLGRAYDSRGRRLQDAMLEAARRHEVRILGPNCLGLLVPRLGLNASFSHVAALPGKIGFISQSGALATTVLDWARSKGIGFSHFVSLGDAVDLDFGDVLDYLAQDQVTRAILMYIESVHHHRDFLSAARACARIKPVLVIKAGRQTEGARAAACHTNALAGSDAVFDAAIGRAGMLRVYNFNELFAAVETLAHAAPVKAKALAIITNGGGPGVVAVDSLIEQRGSLTELGPETLAKLEQVLPATWSGANPVDIIGDAPGSRYAAALKILLEAPETEAILVMHAPTAIANSREAAQAVIDTVQAYKGYRQKLILTNWLGEEGAQPSRQLFAEAGLPSYRTPEGAVRAFIHLWRYRQNQELLLETPPSAPAECISGAKAARQVVDQVLASGHALLGEPEARTVLAAYGIPFVEARMATTPELAGELASQLGFPVALKILSPDISHKSDAQGVVLDLPEKAAVQAAAEEMLARVTALKPEARILGFTVQRMARWPRAHELIIGMACDPVFGPVLVFGHGGTAVEVVCDKAVALPPLNLSLARELISRTRVYQLLKGYRDQPAADLDAIALTLMQVSQLVIDIPQIEAIDINPLLAGPNGVLAVDARIQVRREVLPGTERLAIKPYPKELEEETVSRNGRSLRLRPLRPEDAEAHDLLISMLDPQDAYFRFFRTIGRMPRSELARLTQIDYHREMVFIAEAADPKGLPETLGEVRAMIDPDNTAAEFSILVRSDQQGQGLGRILMNKILRYCQSRGTREMVGDILFHNHRMLALAKSLGFRETLCLRDHTVQVRLPLQELPQAHALEKATEPRLAEAVS, from the coding sequence ATGAGCCTGCGCAACCTGGACTACCTCTTCCGGCCTGAATGTGTCGCGGTCATCGGCGCCTCCAACCGCCCCCAGAGCATCGGGGCGGTCATCATCCGCAACCTCCTGCAGGGCGGGTTCGCGGGGCCGATCATGCCGGTCAACCCCAAGTACGGCGCCGTGGCGGGGGTTCTGGCCTACCCGGACGTGCAGCGGCTGCCCACCCCGCCCCAGCTGGCGGTGATCTGCACCCCGCCAGCCACCGTACCGGAGCTGGTGGAGGAGCTGGGCAAAAGAGGCACCCGCGCCGCCGTGGTGGTGACGGCCGGCCTCGGCCGCGCGTACGACAGCCGCGGCCGCCGCCTCCAGGACGCCATGCTGGAGGCGGCCCGCCGCCACGAAGTGCGCATCCTCGGCCCCAACTGCCTGGGCCTCCTGGTGCCCCGCCTGGGCCTCAACGCCAGCTTTTCCCACGTGGCGGCCCTGCCGGGCAAGATCGGCTTCATCTCCCAGTCCGGCGCCCTGGCCACCACGGTCCTGGACTGGGCCCGCTCCAAGGGGATCGGCTTTTCCCACTTCGTGTCCCTGGGCGATGCCGTGGACCTCGATTTCGGGGACGTCCTGGACTATCTGGCCCAGGACCAGGTCACCCGGGCCATCCTCATGTACATCGAATCCGTGCACCACCACCGGGACTTCCTGTCCGCGGCCCGGGCCTGCGCCCGCATCAAGCCGGTGCTGGTGATCAAGGCCGGCCGGCAGACGGAAGGCGCCCGGGCCGCCGCCTGCCACACCAATGCCCTGGCCGGCTCGGACGCGGTCTTCGACGCCGCCATCGGCCGGGCCGGCATGCTCCGGGTCTACAACTTCAACGAGCTGTTCGCTGCTGTGGAGACCCTGGCCCATGCCGCACCGGTGAAAGCGAAGGCCCTGGCCATCATCACCAACGGGGGTGGCCCCGGGGTGGTGGCGGTGGACAGCCTCATCGAGCAGCGCGGCAGCCTCACCGAGCTTGGGCCGGAAACCCTGGCCAAGCTGGAACAGGTGCTGCCAGCCACCTGGTCAGGCGCCAACCCGGTGGACATCATCGGCGATGCGCCCGGCAGCCGGTATGCCGCGGCCCTCAAGATCCTTCTCGAAGCCCCCGAGACCGAGGCGATCCTGGTCATGCACGCGCCTACCGCCATCGCCAACAGCCGCGAGGCGGCCCAGGCGGTGATCGATACCGTCCAGGCGTACAAGGGCTATCGCCAGAAGCTCATTCTCACCAACTGGCTGGGGGAAGAGGGCGCTCAGCCCAGCCGCCAGCTGTTCGCCGAGGCGGGCCTGCCCTCTTACCGCACCCCGGAGGGGGCGGTGCGGGCCTTCATCCATCTGTGGCGCTACCGCCAAAACCAGGAGCTGCTCCTGGAGACCCCGCCCTCGGCCCCGGCGGAATGCATCTCCGGCGCCAAGGCCGCTCGCCAGGTGGTGGACCAGGTCCTGGCCTCCGGCCACGCCCTCCTTGGCGAGCCCGAGGCCAGGACGGTGCTGGCGGCCTACGGCATCCCCTTCGTGGAGGCCCGGATGGCGACCACGCCGGAGCTGGCCGGCGAGCTGGCCAGCCAGCTGGGCTTTCCGGTGGCCTTGAAGATCCTCTCCCCGGACATCAGTCACAAGTCCGATGCCCAGGGGGTGGTCCTGGACCTGCCGGAAAAGGCGGCGGTGCAGGCCGCCGCCGAGGAGATGCTGGCCCGGGTCACCGCTCTCAAGCCCGAGGCCCGGATCCTGGGCTTCACGGTCCAACGTATGGCCCGCTGGCCCAGGGCCCATGAGCTCATCATCGGCATGGCCTGCGATCCGGTCTTCGGGCCGGTCCTGGTCTTCGGCCACGGCGGCACCGCCGTGGAGGTGGTCTGCGACAAGGCCGTGGCCCTGCCGCCCCTCAACCTGAGCCTGGCCCGGGAGCTCATCTCCCGCACCCGGGTCTACCAGCTCCTGAAAGGCTACCGGGACCAGCCGGCCGCCGATCTCGACGCCATTGCCTTGACCCTCATGCAGGTCTCCCAGCTGGTGATCGACATCCCCCAGATCGAGGCCATCGACATCAACCCCCTGCTGGCCGGTCCGAACGGGGTGCTGGCCGTGGATGCCCGCATCCAGGTGCGGCGGGAGGTGCTGCCTGGCACCGAGCGGCTGGCCATCAAGCCCTATCCCAAGGAGCTGGAGGAGGAGACGGTCAGCCGCAACGGCCGGTCGCTGCGCCTGCGGCCCTTGCGGCCCGAAGACGCCGAGGCCCACGATCTTCTCATCAGCATGCTGGACCCCCAGGACGCCTACTTCCGCTTCTTCCGGACCATCGGCCGCATGCCCCGCAGCGAGCTGGCCCGGCTCACCCAGATCGACTACCACCGGGAGATGGTGTTCATCGCCGAGGCCGCCGACCCCAAGGGCCTGCCGGAGACCCTGGGCGAGGTCCGGGCCATGATCGATCCGGACAACACGGCGGCCGAGTTCTCGATCCTGGTCCGCTCCGACCAGCAGGGCCAGGGCCTGGGCCGGATCCTCATGAACAAGATCCTCCGCTACTGCCAGAGCCGGGGCACCCGGGAGATGGTGGGGGACATCCTCTTCCATAATCACCGCATGCTGGCCCTCGCCAAGTCCCTGGGCTTCCGGGAGACCTTGTGCCTGCGGGACCACACGGTGCAGGTGCGCCTGCCGCTCCAGGAACTGCCCCAGGCCCACGCGCTCGAAAAGGCGACCGAGCCCCGGCTGGCCGAGGCGGTGAGCTGA